A part of Perca fluviatilis chromosome 15, GENO_Pfluv_1.0, whole genome shotgun sequence genomic DNA contains:
- the zmp:0000000896 gene encoding LOW QUALITY PROTEIN: caspase recruitment domain-containing protein 10 (The sequence of the model RefSeq protein was modified relative to this genomic sequence to represent the inferred CDS: deleted 1 base in 1 codon) — protein sequence MGRRGRFPWSHFQNRFKEGPDMSGVTVWAEEGDIAQEEVQSSPPWSEERCEELWDRVEGVRHKLTRILNPAKLTPYLRQCKVIDEQDEDEVLNSTQYPLRISKAGRLLDILRGQGPRGLQAFMESLEFYHPDQYTQLTGEQATQRCSLILDEEGPEGLTQFLLLEVRKLREQLRNTRLCERRLSQRCRMAEEERNRAERKAQDLRQDKLQLERLRHDWESASRELGKLKDRHLEQAVKYSRALEEQGMASSRERELLRQVEELKSRLTEAEKHTVDTSGNNIPAKRNSLLSNGVKGSPPALPEKPQRRTEVQKEENTGTQMKDSGPTTGVIALMDILQQDRREAADQRQELCDIITRLQGELQSTEEHWEKLESQCEQLQLKVRTLQLDWETEQKRSMSYFNQIMELEKERDQALRSRDSLQLEYTDCLLDKNRLRKRIAELQANVEQQQRELEKERERGRELTEQSSLCLNCSHLSLCSEDQCYGPCCSLGLDLRPQAGGTRLLLRKTPSSGQANENSEDSRSNSEENLRLSTQTEDNEKEINRLSTFPFPPCMNSINRRFNTEFDLESSWGSDENDNITGEPSEPSLWDSCNSLHSHLFPPDLVNLPAVSPHQPNTSAPRIPSRSPSSSPPISPKHGRTSLADDITLVGGNQTGIFVSHVRAGSPAQLCGLKEGSELLELERVLFGGGSVMLGQCTAEVAHFSLQWWSEPSTLKHQSNPEGYSKLCSQLSSPTFMGADSFYVRVNLNMEPCGDPPSLGVSCDDIIHVTDTRYNKKYNWHCSLVDPHTAKPLQAGTMPNYNRAQQLLLVRLRKMSLEQKDFKRRFLKKPSGRVRLVKAVDPSGRGIGSTQQVLYTLNKRHEEHLIPYSLVQPVQVQTKRPVIFSPSLLSRGLIERLLQPADSGLKFNTCLPEPIQASERRGERVFLLDPRSPKQALGIRLQSIQDVISQDKHCLLELGLPSVEGLLRQGIYPIVIHIRPKNKKHKTLRKLFPRCGEDSVMEEVCQAEELQLETLPLLYYTLEPSAWSSTEELLAAIRNAIHSQQRAVAWIELDRLQ from the exons ATGGGACGTAGAGGACGCTTTCCTTGGTCTCATTTTCAAAACCGATTCAAGGAGGGTCCCGACATGAGCG GTGTGACAGTTTGGGCGGAGGAGGGGGACATAGCTCAGGAGGAGGTCCAATCTTCTCCCCCCTGGTCAGAGGAGCGCTGTGAAGAGCTTTGGGATCGGGTGGAGGGGGTACGGCACAAGCTCACACGCATCCTCAACCCGGCCAAACTCACCCCGTATCTGCGGCAGTGTAAAGTCATCGATGAACAGGATGAAGACGAGGTGCTCAACTCCACACAGTACCCACTGCGCATCAGCAAGGCCG GTCGTTTGCTGGACATTCTGCGTGGTCAGGGCCCGCGAGGGCTTCAAGCCTTCATGGAATCACTGGAGTTTTACCACCCAGACCAGTACACACAGCTGACCGGAGAACAGGCCACACAGCGCTGCTCCCTCATACTGG ATGAGGAAGGCCCGGAGGGATTGACCCAGTTTCTGCTGCTGGAGGTGCGTAAACTGAGAGAGCAGCTTCGAAACACCCGCTTGTGCGAGCGACGCCTGTCTCAGCGCTGCCGCATGGCGGAGGAGGAGCGCAACCGCGCCGAACGTAAAGCTCAGGACTTACGTCAGGACAAACTGCAGCTGGAGAG GTTGCGTCATGACTGGGAGTCGGCCAGTCGAGAGCTGGGCAAGCTGAAGGACCGGCACCTGGAGCAGGCTGTGAAGTACTCCAGAGCCCTGGAGGAGCAAGGCATGGCCTCCAGCCGCGAGAGAGAACTACTGAGGCAG GTTGAGGAGCTGAAGTCCAGGCTGACAGAGGCAGAAAAACATACAGTCGATACTTCAGGAAATAATATTCCGGCAAAAAGAAACAGTTTGCTCTCTAATGGAGTAAAAGGTTCTCCGCCTGCTTTACCAGAAAAGCCGCAGCGGCGTACTGAAGTTCAGAAAGAGGAGAACACAGGGACTCAGATGAAGGACTCCGGTCCTACCACTGGAGTCATA GCTCTGATGGACATCCTGCAGCAGGACCGCAGGGAGGCTGCAGACCAGAGGCAGGAGCTGTGTGACATCATTACCCGACTACAGGGGGAGCTACAGAGCACTGAGGAGCACTGGGAGAAG CTGGAGTCGCAGTGCGAGCAGCTCCAGCTGAAGGTGAGGACTCTCCAGCTGGACTGGGAGACGGAACAGAAGAGGAGTATGTCCTACTTCAACCAGATCATGGAGCTGGAAAAGGAGAGAGACCAG gcTCTGCGTAGTCGAGACAGCCTGCAGTTGGAGTACACCGACTGCCTGCTGGATAAGAACCGTCTGCGCAAACGCATTGCAGAGCTGCAGGCCAACgtggagcagcagcagagggagctggagaaagagagggagaggggccGCGAGCTAACAGAGCAGAGCAGCCTCTGTCTGAACTGT TCCCACCTGTCCCTGTGCAGTGAGGACCAGTGCTACGGCCCCTGCTGTTCCCTCGGCCTGGACCTGAGACCCCAGGCCGGTGGCACCCGCCTGCTGCTACGAAAG ACGCCCTCGAGTGGCCAAGCCAATGAAAACTCAGAGG ATTCTCGTTCCAACTCCGAGGAGAATCTCCGTTTGTCA ACTCAGACAGAagacaatgaaaaagaaataaatcggCTCTCCACATTCCCCTTCCCTCCGTGTATGAACTCCATCAACCGACGATTCAACACAGA GTTTGACTTGGAATCATCATGGGGCAGTGATGAGAACGATAACATTACAG GTGAGCCGAGTGAACCTTCTTTGTGGGACTCCTGTAACTCGCTACACTCTCATCTCTTCCCCCCTGACCTGGTCAACCTGCCTGCAGTCTCTCCACACCAACCCAACACTAGTGCTCCCAG GATTCCCTCCCGCTCCCCGTCCTCAAGCCCCCCCATCTCACCAAAGCACGGGAGAACCAGTCTAGCTGACGATATTACGCTAGTCGGAGGGAACCAAACAGGGATCTTCGTCAGCCATGTGAGAGCTGGTTCCCCAGCTCAGCTATGTGGACTGAAGGAGGGCAGTGAGCtgctggag CTTGAGCGCGTTCTGTTTGGTGGGGGCAGTGTGATGCTGGGCCAGTGCACTGCTGAGGTAGCCCACTTTTCCCTGCAGTGGTGGTCCGAGCCTTCAACACTCAAACACCAGAGCAACCCAGAGG GATACTCCAAGCTGTGCTCCCAGCTCTCGTCGCCTACTTTTATGGGTGCTGACTCCTTCTATGTGCGTGTCAATCTCAACATGGAGCCTTGCGGTGACCCGCCCTCTCTGGGTGTGTCCTGTGATGACATTATACATGTCACAGACACaagatacaataaaaaatataattggcACTGTTCCCTGGTGGACCCGCACACAGCCAAGCCCCTGCAGGCAGGAACCATGCCCAACTACAACAG GGCACAACAGTTGTTACTTGTAAGACTACGAAAGATGTCCCTGGAGCAAAAGGACTTCAAGAGGAGG TTCCTGAAGAAACCATCTGGACGTGTACGATTGGTCAAGGCAGTGGACCCCAGTGGCCGTGGGATTGGTTCCACACAGCAGGTCCTTTACACACTCAACAAAC GTCACGAGGAGCACTTGATCCCGTACAGTTTAGTGCAGCCGGTGCAGGTTCAGACTAAGCGGCCGGTcatcttctccccctcccttctctcCCGCGGTCTCATAGAGAGGCTGCTGCAACCTGCAGATTCTGGTTTGAAGTTCAACACCTGCCTTCCAG AGCCTATCCAGGCTTCAGAGAGACGTGGC GAGAGAGTGTTCCTGTTGGACCCCCGCAGCCCAAAGCAGGCTCTGGGAATACGGCTGCAGTCAATACAGGATGTCATCAGCCag GACAAGCACTGTCTGCTGGAGCTGGGGCTGCCCAGTGTTGAGGGCTTATTGAGACAGGGGATTTACCCTATCGTCATCCATATCCGCCCTAAGAACAAAAAGCACAAGACGCTAAG GAAGCTTTTTCCCCGGTGTGGAGAGGACAGCGTAATGGAGGAGGTGTGCCAGGCCGAGGAGCTGCAGCTGGAGACGCTGCCCCTGCTCTACTACACCCTGGAGCCCAGCGCCTGGAGCAGCACTGAGGAGCTGCTGGCAGCCATACGCAATGCCATCCACAGCCAACAGAGGGCAGTAGCATGGATCGAACTGGATAGGCTGCAGTAG